From one Gossypium hirsutum isolate 1008001.06 chromosome D08, Gossypium_hirsutum_v2.1, whole genome shotgun sequence genomic stretch:
- the LOC107912685 gene encoding BAG family molecular chaperone regulator 1 has protein sequence MMRVKTKATGLAPVANGGGGRGESAAHDLELRPGGMLVQKRNPDSDRNSIPPPTIRVRVKYGSIYHEISISSQATFGELKKMLTGPTGLHHQDQKLLYKDKERDSKAFLDMAGVKDKSKIVLVEDPISQEKRLLETRKNAKVEKASKSISQVSLEVDRLAGQVSAFETIITKGGKVAEKDLINSIELLMSQLLKLDAITADGDVKLQRKMQVRRVQKYVETLDMLKIKNAMPSNNGGQMEIQNQHKHTNGQKLAPTQEQKPRHFNWQRLAPVQEQQSSNSIAHLPIHQHHQSASGPVVVTTNWETFDSSPASLPVPSASTSTANNSVPPKFPWDFFD, from the exons ATGATGAGAGTGAAGACAAAAGCAACAGGGTTGGCCCCGGTGGCAAATGGCGGTGGCGGTAGAGGTGAATCGGCTGCTCATGATTTGGAGCTTAGACCCGGAGGCATGTTGGTACAAAAGCGAAACCCGGACTCCGATCGAAATTCCATCCCACCACCGACTATTAGAGTTAGAGTCAAATACGGCTCCATCTACCACGAAATCAGTATCAGTTCTCAAGCTACATTCG GGGAGTTGAAGAAGATGCTGACAGGGCCAACAGGATTACACCATCAAGATCAAAAGCTATTATACAAAGACAAGGAGAGGGATTCCAAAGCGTTTCTAGATATGGCAGGTGTGAAGGACAAGTCCAAAATTGTCTTAGTTGAAGACCCAATTAGTCAAGAAAAGAGGTTATTGGAGACCAGAAAGAATGCTAAGGTAGAGAAGGCATCTAAATCCATCTCCCAAGTCAGCTTGGAAGTTGATAGGCTTGCTGGCCAG GTGTCAGCTTTTGAAACAATAATCACCAAAGGTGGGAAAGTAGCGGAGAAAGACTTGATTAATTCGATTGAGCTGCTGATGAGTCAGTTGCTTAAATTAGATGCGATTACAGCCGATGGAGATGTAAAATTGCAAAGAAAAATGCAG GTGAGAAGAGTTCAAAAATATGTTGAAACATTGGATATGTTGAAGATTAAAAACGCTATGCCAAGCAACAATGGAGGTCAAATGGAAATCCAAAATCAACACAAGCATACAAATGGGCAAAAACTAGCCCCAACCCAAGAGCAAAAGCCTAGGCATTTTAACTGGCAAAGACTAGCACCAGTTCAAGAGCAGCAATCGAGCAACTCAATTGCCCATTTGCCAATCCATCAACACCACCAATCAGCATCGGGGCCCGTCGTAGTCACCACGAACTGGGAGACATTTGATTCCTCCCCAGCATCGTTGCCGGTCCCCTCAGCATCCACATCAACCGCCAATAATTCAGTCCCGCCAAAATTCCCTTGGGACTTCTTTGACTAA